Proteins encoded together in one Nostoc sp. PCC 7524 window:
- a CDS encoding HAD family hydrolase: protein MYINPNDAIGHPQSLRPLAKDSSAALGNIRLIATDMDGTLTRQGKFSTGLLQALEDLQAAGIKVIIVTGRSAGWMNGLNSLMPVAGAIAENGGLFYPSGSEQTLVLTPIPDFPAHRQHLALAFEQLKRKFPQIQESADNRFRITDWTFDVASLSLDELQMMGNLCQQMGWGFTYSNVQCHIKPQGQEKAIGLLKVLQEYFPEYALEQIVTVGDSPNDQSLFNQRDFPISVGVANVVKYANQLQHQPTYITSAAEGEGFCELSRYILTNFA from the coding sequence ATGTACATAAACCCAAATGATGCTATTGGGCATCCTCAAAGTCTCAGACCACTAGCAAAAGATAGCTCTGCCGCCTTGGGTAATATTCGCCTGATCGCCACAGATATGGATGGTACACTGACACGTCAGGGAAAATTTTCTACAGGGTTACTCCAAGCTTTAGAAGATTTACAAGCAGCTGGGATTAAAGTCATCATTGTTACCGGACGTTCTGCTGGTTGGATGAACGGACTCAATAGCCTGATGCCCGTTGCAGGTGCAATAGCAGAAAATGGTGGTTTATTCTATCCCTCTGGAAGTGAACAAACTTTAGTATTAACACCAATTCCGGATTTCCCAGCCCATCGTCAGCACTTAGCCTTAGCTTTTGAGCAATTAAAACGCAAATTTCCCCAAATCCAAGAATCAGCCGATAATCGTTTTCGCATCACCGATTGGACATTTGATGTAGCTTCCTTGAGTCTGGATGAACTGCAAATGATGGGTAATCTTTGTCAACAAATGGGCTGGGGATTTACTTACAGTAACGTTCAGTGTCACATTAAACCCCAAGGACAAGAAAAAGCCATTGGTTTATTAAAAGTTTTACAAGAATACTTTCCAGAATATGCACTAGAACAAATTGTGACTGTTGGTGATAGTCCCAATGATCAAAGTTTATTTAATCAGCGTGATTTTCCGATTTCTGTAGGCGTGGCAAATGTCGTGAAATATGCTAATCAATTACAACATCAGCCTACTTACATTACCTCTGCGGCTGAGGGAGAAGGATTTTGTGAGTTGTCTAGATATATTTTAACAAATTTCGCGTAA
- a CDS encoding NB-ARC domain-containing protein — MSKSVIIDLGLGNLEQDTHVRVKLWWHPEQRRPDEYNAKLPPDTILPRLYKIWQRLYDIRYQTVRSRSSLTLLPKKPPQTYNRKCPQWNFDDLWHSIDNLFNYPHQDNVLQQLDDFIRFDAGLLDLCENVDESDINKNLVLAQQKLEERFNIWLQSQEFVNCRYQWDKNEFLDINDEIFVIFQIQDHLIRKLPWHQWDFFDKYPLATHGFGSLSYQGRFVGLKSSNQVEILAVLCDDEGIDLQQERSLFAKLVNDWDAKIDFMPFPFDRNQLEERLEKGCDILFFAGHSKTQGESGHIYINDQESLTINDLTNAFEIAIDNGLKLAIFNSCDGLGLANDLAKLNISYVIVMKEQVSNFIAQEFFRYFLEFFAQEKYPVFLAVQEARNKLKKHDLEHPGASFLPALCTNPAVVEPLTWENLRAGNLQGCHSDWGDVPPVNHFFGRTQELQKLKQWIVNERCRVLAIVGSGGIGKTGLSVKLGQGGIGKTDLSVKLARGIQGEFDYIIWRSLLNAPPFTEIITDIIKFLSHQQETSLLESANLQIQRLIAYLQQHRCLVILDNLESVLTDGKYRDGYSDYGEMLQQLQQVKHQSCVLLTSRVIPPEIELTRYKDGGVRILELTGLREIEAVKKIFQQIGQFTATDEDWENLIEVYGGNPLFLELSAGFIKEQHNGEIAVLLKKEQHLLARSMEDDLLRWHFQRLSLAEKEIIYWLAINREAVSASELLEDLLSTFKFQQIEQNIQSLKNKIPLEEITEFSTNIRKYTLQPVLIEYITKQLINQIVNEIRNNTLQLFTSHALLKAQGKEFIKNIQIRLIIKAIIEELICKFEFQRIEDDLSKISQVISENQLEIIHKIRKQIDNLCNQVNLEYLLIPVLYSLRQQDKKSGYGAGNILNLLIQEQNLKNEQPVVSNYDFSDLTVWQADLQNVDLLDVNFAYSDLTKSVFTQNLDFSLSIAISHDNKLLALGNGDGSISIWQLENYQYITNILAHSEWIYSLAFSPDSQLIVSSSYDNTVKIWQWNYETNHYEYLRTCYGHTGRVRAVVFSNNGKLIASGSVDKTVRVWDVETGKCRKILQGHTAQVNSVCFSADNKFIVSGGGDCTVKIWNIETNKCQTLQGHTSWVLSVAYIPHSNCSIVSGGDDGTLRLWNSVNLQDYEEQILLENSTSIWSIACSNDSKLIATGHEDKNVRIWSLENQECIKIFTGHNQRVTKLVFSSDNKTLITLGEDRKVMFWNINNSQNLKSIQSHNISFLSVSFSQDHQFFASGSSDGIVRLWNRATNKCVKTFTGHSSWVWFVAFSPDDQYIASGGEDNTVRLWNLNDYTSQVLTAHSSWVMSVAFSHDSKFLASSSNDQTVKIWDLKNLPGNQYQPCQTLSINSGLIRQVVFHPQHNHIIATCGANNLVIIWDLVEDKHLQILEGHTNEILSISFCSNGNYIASSSADKTLKIWDTINGSCLKTLTEHTSRVRKVNFSPDDKYIVSCDDDHTVKLWDVKDLSKISLLQNWQIHNDRVWSVGFSPDSNYLASCSSDQTIRLWNIQTYSDPLILRVQPYEGMNITGIKGLNEQQKATLITLGAVMDSD; from the coding sequence ATGAGTAAATCAGTAATTATTGACTTAGGGCTGGGTAATTTAGAGCAAGACACCCATGTTAGAGTCAAGTTATGGTGGCATCCAGAGCAAAGAAGACCAGATGAATATAACGCCAAATTACCACCAGATACCATACTTCCTAGACTATACAAAATTTGGCAAAGGCTTTATGATATCCGCTATCAAACTGTCCGCAGTCGTTCATCTTTAACTTTATTACCGAAAAAGCCTCCTCAGACTTATAACCGCAAATGTCCTCAATGGAATTTTGATGATTTGTGGCACAGTATAGATAATTTATTTAATTATCCTCACCAGGATAACGTATTACAACAATTAGATGATTTTATTCGTTTTGATGCAGGACTATTAGACCTATGTGAAAATGTTGATGAGAGTGATATCAATAAAAATTTAGTATTAGCACAGCAGAAACTAGAAGAACGTTTTAATATTTGGCTGCAATCTCAAGAATTTGTTAATTGCCGCTATCAATGGGATAAAAATGAATTTTTAGATATCAATGATGAAATTTTTGTTATCTTCCAAATTCAAGATCATTTAATCCGCAAACTTCCTTGGCATCAGTGGGATTTTTTTGATAAATATCCCTTAGCTACTCATGGTTTTGGTTCTCTTTCTTACCAAGGTAGATTTGTCGGTTTAAAATCTAGCAATCAAGTGGAAATTCTCGCAGTTTTGTGTGATGACGAAGGAATTGACTTACAACAGGAACGCAGTCTTTTTGCAAAGTTGGTTAATGATTGGGATGCTAAAATAGACTTTATGCCTTTTCCTTTCGACCGTAACCAGTTAGAAGAAAGGTTAGAAAAAGGCTGTGATATTTTATTCTTTGCTGGACATAGCAAAACTCAAGGTGAGTCGGGACATATATATATTAATGACCAGGAAAGTCTCACAATTAACGATTTAACCAATGCTTTTGAAATTGCCATTGATAATGGATTGAAATTGGCAATTTTTAATTCTTGTGATGGATTGGGATTAGCAAATGACCTAGCAAAATTGAATATATCTTATGTAATTGTCATGAAAGAGCAGGTGTCAAATTTCATTGCTCAGGAATTTTTTCGTTATTTTTTAGAGTTTTTCGCTCAGGAAAAATATCCTGTGTTTTTAGCAGTTCAAGAAGCTAGGAATAAGCTAAAAAAACATGATTTAGAACATCCGGGAGCATCTTTTTTACCTGCTCTTTGTACAAATCCCGCAGTGGTAGAACCTCTCACCTGGGAAAATTTACGTGCTGGAAATCTTCAAGGTTGTCATTCTGATTGGGGTGATGTACCTCCTGTTAACCATTTTTTTGGACGCACACAGGAGTTACAAAAATTAAAACAATGGATAGTTAATGAACGCTGTCGAGTGTTGGCTATAGTTGGTAGTGGAGGAATAGGTAAAACTGGACTTTCTGTAAAGTTAGGTCAAGGTGGGATAGGTAAAACAGATTTGTCTGTGAAATTAGCCAGGGGTATTCAAGGTGAGTTTGATTATATCATTTGGCGATCGCTCCTGAATGCTCCACCATTTACAGAAATAATCACTGATATCATCAAATTCCTTTCTCACCAACAAGAAACCAGTTTACTGGAATCGGCAAATTTGCAAATTCAGAGATTAATTGCATATTTACAACAACATCGTTGTCTTGTAATTTTGGATAACCTGGAGTCAGTTTTAACAGATGGAAAATATCGAGATGGTTATAGTGATTACGGTGAAATGTTACAGCAATTGCAGCAAGTAAAACATCAAAGTTGTGTTTTGCTGACTAGCAGAGTTATCCCACCGGAAATTGAATTGACAAGGTATAAGGATGGTGGAGTCAGAATTTTAGAATTAACAGGTTTACGAGAAATAGAAGCAGTCAAGAAAATATTTCAGCAAATCGGTCAATTTACAGCTACAGATGAAGATTGGGAAAACTTAATAGAAGTTTATGGTGGCAATCCCCTGTTTTTAGAATTAAGTGCAGGTTTCATCAAAGAACAACATAACGGAGAGATTGCTGTTCTTTTAAAGAAAGAACAACATCTTTTAGCAAGGAGCATGGAAGATGATTTATTGAGATGGCACTTTCAACGATTAAGTCTAGCAGAAAAAGAAATAATTTACTGGTTAGCAATTAACCGAGAAGCTGTTTCCGCGTCAGAACTACTAGAAGATTTACTATCAACATTTAAATTCCAACAAATTGAGCAAAATATACAATCTTTAAAAAATAAAATTCCCCTAGAAGAAATAACAGAATTTTCTACCAACATTCGCAAATATACACTACAACCAGTTTTGATTGAATATATAACTAAGCAACTTATCAACCAGATTGTAAATGAAATTAGAAATAATACACTGCAATTATTTACTAGCCATGCTCTTTTAAAAGCTCAAGGAAAAGAATTTATTAAAAATATTCAGATTCGCTTAATTATCAAAGCAATTATTGAGGAATTAATTTGCAAATTTGAATTTCAACGTATTGAGGATGATTTAAGCAAAATATCCCAAGTTATCTCTGAAAATCAGTTGGAAATCATACATAAAATACGTAAACAAATAGATAATTTATGTAATCAAGTCAATCTAGAATATCTGCTAATTCCTGTTCTTTATAGTTTACGACAACAAGATAAAAAATCAGGATATGGTGCTGGTAATATTCTAAATTTGTTGATTCAGGAACAAAATCTGAAAAATGAACAACCTGTTGTGAGTAACTATGATTTTTCTGATTTGACTGTTTGGCAAGCTGACCTCCAAAATGTGGATTTACTGGATGTCAACTTTGCTTATTCTGATCTAACTAAGTCTGTTTTTACTCAAAATCTTGATTTTTCATTGTCAATTGCAATCAGCCATGATAACAAGCTTCTCGCTTTAGGTAATGGTGATGGCAGCATTAGTATTTGGCAATTGGAGAATTATCAGTATATTACCAATATCCTAGCACATAGTGAATGGATTTATTCATTAGCTTTTAGTCCCGACTCTCAATTAATTGTTAGTAGCAGTTATGACAATACAGTAAAGATTTGGCAATGGAATTATGAAACCAATCACTATGAGTATTTAAGGACTTGTTATGGACATACAGGAAGAGTAAGAGCAGTTGTCTTTAGTAATAATGGTAAATTAATTGCTAGTGGCAGTGTTGATAAAACAGTCAGAGTTTGGGATGTTGAAACTGGTAAATGTCGGAAAATTTTACAAGGACACACGGCTCAAGTTAACTCGGTTTGCTTTAGTGCTGATAATAAATTCATTGTTAGTGGTGGTGGAGATTGCACAGTAAAAATTTGGAATATTGAAACTAACAAATGTCAAACTTTACAAGGACATACAAGCTGGGTTCTATCTGTTGCTTATATCCCTCATAGTAATTGTTCAATTGTCAGTGGCGGTGATGATGGAACATTAAGACTGTGGAATAGTGTAAATTTACAAGATTATGAAGAACAAATTTTATTAGAAAATTCCACAAGTATCTGGTCTATCGCTTGTAGTAATGATAGTAAATTAATCGCCACTGGACATGAAGACAAAAATGTGAGGATTTGGAGCCTTGAAAACCAGGAATGTATCAAAATATTTACTGGACATAACCAAAGAGTAACAAAATTAGTTTTTTCTTCTGATAACAAAACTCTTATTACTCTTGGAGAAGATAGAAAAGTAATGTTTTGGAATATAAATAATAGCCAAAATTTAAAAAGTATACAGTCACATAATATTTCGTTTTTATCTGTTTCTTTTAGTCAAGATCATCAATTTTTTGCTAGTGGCAGCAGTGATGGAATTGTCAGATTATGGAATAGAGCGACAAACAAATGTGTAAAAACGTTTACTGGACATAGTTCATGGGTTTGGTTTGTTGCTTTTAGCCCTGATGATCAATATATTGCGAGTGGTGGAGAAGATAACACAGTTAGACTTTGGAATTTAAATGATTACACCAGTCAGGTTTTGACTGCACACAGTTCATGGGTTATGTCAGTTGCATTCAGTCATGACAGTAAATTTTTGGCTAGTAGCAGTAATGACCAAACGGTAAAAATTTGGGATCTAAAAAATTTGCCAGGAAACCAATATCAACCATGTCAGACATTATCAATAAATTCTGGATTGATCAGACAAGTAGTTTTTCATCCCCAACATAACCACATCATTGCTACTTGTGGTGCTAATAATTTAGTAATAATATGGGATCTGGTAGAAGATAAACATCTTCAAATATTAGAAGGACATACCAATGAAATATTGTCAATCTCATTTTGCTCTAATGGTAACTACATTGCAAGTAGTAGTGCAGATAAGACATTGAAAATTTGGGACACAATTAATGGTAGTTGTCTAAAAACTCTAACAGAACACACAAGTAGAGTCAGGAAAGTTAATTTTAGTCCTGATGACAAGTATATTGTTAGCTGCGATGATGATCACACAGTAAAACTCTGGGATGTAAAAGATTTATCAAAAATTTCTCTGCTCCAAAATTGGCAAATTCATAATGATAGGGTATGGTCTGTGGGTTTTAGTCCTGATAGTAACTATCTTGCTAGTTGTAGTTCAGATCAAACTATTAGGTTGTGGAATATTCAAACATATTCTGACCCCTTAATTCTGAGAGTACAGCCGTATGAAGGTATGAATATTACAGGCATTAAAGGCTTAAATGAACAACAAAAGGCTACACTAATAACCTTGGGTGCAGTGATGGACAGTGATTAA
- the devC gene encoding ABC transporter permease DevC, giving the protein MNELLTTITRKKIPLAWLQLTREKTRLAVALAGIAFADILMFMQLGFRDALYYSNVRLHSSLQGDIVLLNRQSNAVLAMKGFSQRRLYKALELPSVQSVHPIYLDYSVWKNPDTGKTRSILVFGINPETNVFNLPGVQENLDKLKLPDTVLFDRSSRQEYGPIAKYFEQGKDVTAEVRRRRVRVGGLFTLGASFGADGNLITSDVNFLRLFLNRQKGLIDIGLIRLKPGYNANTVAQELRNYLPQDINVLTKQEFIDFERNYWASSTAIGFIFTLGTIMGFIVGTVIVYQILYTEVADHLSEYATLKAIGYTHKYLLSVILQEALILAFLGYIPGWAFSLLMYQTARDATLLPVFMSFERAITVLILTFIMCVVSGTIAVRKLRSADPADIF; this is encoded by the coding sequence ATGAATGAATTACTAACAACAATCACCCGAAAAAAAATCCCTCTTGCCTGGCTACAATTAACACGAGAAAAAACTCGTTTAGCTGTAGCTTTAGCAGGAATTGCTTTTGCTGATATCCTGATGTTTATGCAGCTTGGTTTCCGGGATGCTCTCTACTATAGTAATGTCCGGTTACATAGCAGCTTACAGGGTGATATTGTCTTACTTAACCGTCAATCTAATGCTGTATTGGCAATGAAAGGCTTTTCACAACGACGGTTGTACAAAGCTTTAGAATTACCATCAGTACAATCTGTACATCCTATCTATTTAGATTACTCGGTTTGGAAAAATCCTGATACTGGTAAAACTAGAAGCATTCTGGTATTTGGCATTAACCCAGAAACAAACGTCTTCAATTTGCCCGGAGTGCAAGAAAATTTAGATAAGCTCAAACTTCCAGATACGGTGCTATTTGACCGTTCTTCCCGACAGGAATATGGCCCTATTGCTAAATATTTTGAGCAAGGGAAAGATGTCACAGCCGAAGTACGTAGGCGACGGGTGAGGGTTGGCGGGCTATTTACTTTGGGTGCCTCCTTTGGAGCAGATGGTAATTTAATTACCAGCGATGTTAACTTTCTGAGGCTATTTCTGAATCGGCAAAAAGGATTAATTGATATTGGTTTAATTAGATTAAAACCAGGATATAATGCCAATACTGTTGCTCAAGAGTTACGGAACTATTTACCCCAAGATATTAATGTTTTAACTAAACAGGAATTTATTGATTTTGAGCGTAATTATTGGGCAAGTAGTACAGCAATTGGTTTTATTTTCACTTTAGGTACAATCATGGGTTTTATTGTTGGTACCGTGATTGTTTATCAAATTCTCTACACAGAAGTTGCTGATCATTTATCTGAATATGCCACTTTGAAAGCCATAGGATACACCCATAAATATCTGTTATCAGTTATTCTACAAGAAGCGTTAATATTAGCTTTTCTAGGTTATATTCCCGGATGGGCTTTTTCACTGTTAATGTATCAAACTGCTAGAGATGCTACACTGCTACCTGTTTTTATGAGCTTTGAACGTGCTATTACAGTGTTGATTTTAACATTTATTATGTGCGTTGTTTCTGGCACAATTGCTGTGAGAAAATTACGTTCTGCTGACCCAGCAGATATTTTTTAA
- a CDS encoding orange carotenoid protein N-terminal domain-containing protein, producing the protein MTYTTNEQARQSVEQFRRFDADTQLGLLWYGYLDIKDSLSPTTNQSSVTSPANAFFDQVQALPQEQQLQAQRDIVACADTEISHAYRALSSSAKLELWLKLAQGMENGTIIGVPDDYELPSQTDNFVNTVKGWDFNQRVDFLRSAVDEMGAK; encoded by the coding sequence ATGACTTACACTACCAACGAACAAGCAAGACAATCAGTAGAACAATTCCGTCGCTTTGATGCTGATACACAGTTAGGCTTGTTGTGGTATGGCTATTTAGACATCAAAGATTCCTTAAGCCCAACAACGAACCAGTCATCTGTAACCAGTCCTGCAAATGCTTTTTTTGATCAAGTGCAAGCATTGCCCCAAGAACAACAACTGCAAGCACAACGTGATATCGTTGCTTGTGCAGATACCGAGATTAGTCATGCCTATAGAGCTTTGAGTTCTAGTGCCAAGCTAGAGTTATGGCTGAAGCTGGCACAAGGGATGGAAAACGGCACGATTATTGGTGTTCCTGATGACTATGAATTGCCATCTCAAACAGACAACTTTGTTAATACAGTGAAGGGATGGGATTTTAACCAACGGGTTGACTTTTTACGTAGTGCGGTAGATGAGATGGGCGCTAAGTAA
- a CDS encoding phosphoribulokinase yields the protein MSRPIILGIVGDSAAGKTTLTRGIAQVLGPENVTLICTDDYHRYDRKQRAEIGITALHPDCNYLDIMQQHLSLLRTGQSILKPVYSHKTGTFEPPQYIKPNKFVIIEGLLGYSTRAARECYDVRVYLAPPEELRAKWKVKRDTQKRGYTPEQVLAELEKREPDSEQFIRPQRQWSDIVVSFYPPDGADDETNGHLNVRLVLRPTIPHPDFTPIINVTNGDSGSAIRLGLDRDMSKPVDVLEVDGHATLEQVNKLEHIICSDMPHLRAVCDRDSNPEIGKVAGTTGETLQSHPLALTQLIITYHMLKATQMYQ from the coding sequence ATGAGCCGTCCAATCATTCTTGGTATTGTTGGTGATAGTGCTGCTGGCAAAACCACACTGACTAGAGGAATTGCTCAGGTACTTGGCCCAGAAAATGTCACGCTTATCTGTACAGATGACTATCACCGTTACGATCGCAAGCAACGTGCAGAAATTGGGATCACAGCTCTCCACCCCGATTGTAACTATTTAGATATTATGCAGCAGCACCTATCGCTGCTACGTACAGGACAGTCAATTCTCAAACCAGTTTATAGCCACAAAACTGGAACTTTTGAGCCACCACAGTACATTAAACCGAATAAATTTGTGATTATCGAAGGCTTGCTGGGTTATTCTACTCGCGCTGCCCGTGAATGTTACGATGTCAGAGTTTACCTTGCTCCTCCGGAAGAGTTGCGTGCCAAGTGGAAGGTGAAACGGGATACTCAAAAACGTGGCTATACTCCAGAACAAGTATTAGCAGAATTAGAAAAACGAGAACCAGATTCAGAACAGTTTATTCGTCCCCAAAGACAATGGTCTGATATAGTGGTGAGTTTCTATCCCCCTGATGGCGCAGATGATGAAACCAACGGACACCTCAACGTGCGTTTGGTATTACGTCCTACCATTCCCCACCCAGATTTTACACCGATTATCAATGTAACAAATGGTGATTCTGGGTCAGCGATTCGCCTAGGATTAGATCGGGATATGAGTAAACCCGTTGATGTGTTAGAAGTTGACGGTCATGCTACCTTAGAACAGGTGAACAAGCTAGAACATATTATCTGTTCTGATATGCCTCACTTAAGAGCGGTATGCGATCGCGATAGCAACCCAGAAATTGGTAAAGTCGCCGGCACAACTGGGGAAACACTGCAAAGTCACCCCTTGGCACTGACACAATTAATTATTACTTACCATATGCTCAAGGCAACGCAGATGTATCAGTAG
- a CDS encoding DevA family ABC transporter ATP-binding protein translates to MRQEPVIAISNLNHYYGRGALRRQILFDINLEIYPGEIVIMTGPSGSGKTTLLSLIGGLRSVQEGSLKFLGVELFGASQSQLVQIRRSIGYIFQAHNLLGFLTARQNVQMAVELNDYVSQQDAIANAEAMLKAVGLENRVDYYPDNMSGGQKQRIAIARALVNNPPLVLADEPTAALDKQSGRDVVEIMQRLAKDQGTSILLVTHDNRILDIADRIVEMEDGLLARDSQSVVISYDSGAWSEKP, encoded by the coding sequence ATGAGACAAGAACCTGTAATTGCCATTAGTAATCTCAATCATTACTATGGCAGAGGCGCACTCAGAAGGCAGATTTTATTTGACATTAACCTAGAAATTTATCCAGGGGAAATTGTGATTATGACGGGGCCTTCAGGTTCAGGTAAAACCACATTACTGAGTTTGATTGGTGGTTTACGCTCTGTGCAAGAGGGTAGTCTAAAATTTTTAGGCGTAGAATTATTTGGTGCAAGTCAAAGTCAGCTGGTACAAATTCGGCGCAGCATTGGCTATATTTTTCAGGCTCACAACTTGCTAGGGTTTTTAACAGCTAGACAAAATGTGCAAATGGCGGTGGAATTAAACGATTATGTTTCCCAACAGGACGCGATCGCTAACGCCGAAGCTATGCTCAAAGCTGTAGGATTAGAAAACCGGGTTGATTACTATCCAGATAATATGTCTGGTGGACAAAAACAAAGAATTGCGATCGCTCGCGCCCTAGTCAACAATCCCCCACTGGTGCTAGCCGACGAACCAACAGCCGCCTTAGATAAACAATCAGGACGGGATGTGGTAGAAATCATGCAGCGTCTAGCCAAAGATCAGGGAACATCCATTTTGCTAGTAACACACGACAACCGGATTCTAGACATAGCTGATCGCATCGTCGAAATGGAAGATGGACTTCTTGCCCGTGATTCCCAAAGTGTAGTGATCAGTTACGATTCGGGAGCATGGAGCGAAAAACCATAA
- a CDS encoding HlyD family efflux transporter periplasmic adaptor subunit: MSRVSEQPRSREQPLELEQPKIWWGLAVALPVAVAAGLLATAKFEQIRNNPAVPIKPVASSISALGRLEPQGEVIRLSAPMGGLQSASRVKQLFVKEGERVRKGQVIAILDNHDTQLAAVEEAKAKLQEARASLAQVRVGSPRDIQAQTAVIARLQAQLRGESDAQQAMITRIAAQLSAEKISQQATVNRLEAELRGQQDSLRATLDRIKAEQRNAQVDAGRYDFLYGQGAISQQERDRRRLSAITANQQVIETQATLRQAVAMLRQQIAEARANQVKTLASLQQQLVEARVNRDKTIATLQRQIEEERARLKRLVEVSPTDVQMAQAQVSNAIANVRRAEAELKLSYVQAPSAGEILKVHTKSGEAISSQGIAEMGETEQMIVIAEVPEDSIGRVRLGQNVSVTSDNGAFSGELRGTVTEVGRKIGKKDVLNTDPAADVDARVVEVQIALSPEDSQKVSGLTYAKVLVEINNQ, from the coding sequence ATGTCAAGGGTGAGTGAGCAGCCAAGGTCAAGAGAGCAGCCACTGGAGCTAGAACAACCTAAGATTTGGTGGGGTCTTGCTGTCGCGTTACCAGTAGCAGTTGCGGCTGGGTTACTAGCTACAGCAAAATTCGAGCAAATCAGAAATAACCCAGCTGTCCCCATCAAACCTGTTGCTAGCAGTATTAGTGCTTTGGGACGTTTAGAACCACAAGGAGAAGTCATTAGACTTTCAGCTCCTATGGGGGGATTACAATCAGCGTCACGAGTGAAGCAACTATTTGTGAAAGAGGGAGAACGCGTCAGGAAAGGTCAAGTGATTGCCATTTTAGATAACCACGATACCCAACTAGCTGCTGTGGAGGAAGCAAAAGCAAAACTCCAAGAAGCCCGTGCTAGTTTGGCGCAAGTCAGAGTAGGTTCACCAAGAGATATTCAAGCTCAAACAGCAGTTATTGCTCGCTTGCAAGCGCAATTACGTGGAGAAAGTGATGCTCAACAAGCGATGATTACGCGCATAGCGGCTCAATTAAGTGCAGAAAAAATTTCTCAACAAGCAACAGTCAATCGCTTAGAAGCTGAACTCAGAGGACAACAAGATAGTTTAAGGGCAACACTTGACAGAATCAAAGCCGAGCAACGTAATGCTCAGGTTGATGCTGGACGCTATGATTTTCTCTATGGACAAGGTGCAATTTCGCAGCAAGAGCGAGATAGAAGGCGACTAAGTGCGATTACAGCTAATCAGCAGGTAATTGAAACTCAAGCCACCCTCCGGCAAGCGGTAGCGATGTTAAGACAGCAAATAGCTGAGGCCAGAGCTAACCAAGTCAAAACTTTAGCCAGCTTACAACAGCAGTTAGTAGAAGCTAGAGTTAACCGTGATAAAACCATAGCCACCTTGCAAAGACAAATCGAAGAAGAAAGAGCCAGACTCAAAAGACTGGTAGAAGTTAGTCCTACTGATGTGCAGATGGCGCAAGCTCAAGTGAGTAATGCGATCGCTAACGTTAGAAGAGCCGAAGCCGAACTAAAATTAAGCTATGTCCAAGCACCATCAGCTGGCGAAATTCTCAAAGTTCATACCAAATCAGGCGAAGCTATCAGTTCTCAAGGCATTGCTGAAATGGGTGAAACTGAGCAAATGATAGTGATTGCAGAAGTCCCTGAAGACAGCATTGGGAGAGTGCGTTTAGGTCAAAATGTCAGTGTCACCAGTGACAACGGCGCTTTTAGCGGTGAGTTAAGGGGAACTGTCACCGAAGTTGGTAGAAAAATCGGTAAAAAAGACGTGCTAAATACAGACCCCGCAGCTGATGTTGATGCCAGAGTCGTTGAAGTACAAATCGCCTTGTCACCAGAAGATAGTCAAAAAGTTTCTGGTTTAACCTACGCCAAAGTCTTGGTCGAAATTAATAACCAATAA